Proteins encoded together in one Cellulomonas gilvus ATCC 13127 window:
- a CDS encoding NAD(P)H-hydrate dehydratase — protein MDADAARPGVAITPALLRTWALPDRTGDKDDRGGVLVIGGARRTPGAALLAGLAALRVGAGRLTLAVAESVAPTLAVATPEAGVLGLPEGPAGAVLRAPRDVVGDEVARAAAVVVGPGLDDAAGTRAVLEDVCALLEDGTPVLLDAFALGVLPDLDDVHDRLAGRLVLTPNTQEAQRLLDDADRPPHDAARAIAERYGAVVALSGVVATPAGELWSSASGHSGLGTSGSGDVLAGAVAGLLAGGTDLPRATCWGVALHGAAGDRLAAGVGPVGFLARELVDALPASLLELQVH, from the coding sequence GTGGACGCTGACGCGGCCCGCCCGGGGGTGGCGATCACACCCGCGCTCCTGCGGACCTGGGCGCTGCCCGACCGCACGGGTGACAAGGACGACCGGGGTGGCGTCCTGGTGATCGGCGGAGCGCGCCGGACGCCGGGTGCGGCCCTGCTCGCCGGTCTCGCGGCGCTGCGCGTCGGAGCGGGTCGGCTGACGCTCGCGGTCGCGGAGTCGGTCGCACCCACGCTCGCGGTCGCGACGCCCGAGGCGGGCGTCCTGGGCCTGCCCGAGGGTCCCGCCGGCGCGGTGCTGCGCGCGCCGCGTGACGTGGTGGGCGACGAGGTGGCCCGTGCCGCGGCGGTCGTCGTCGGACCCGGCCTCGACGACGCGGCGGGCACCCGGGCCGTGCTCGAGGACGTGTGCGCGCTGCTCGAGGACGGCACCCCGGTGCTGCTCGACGCGTTCGCGCTCGGTGTGCTGCCCGACCTCGATGACGTGCACGACCGGCTCGCGGGTCGTCTGGTGCTGACGCCCAACACGCAGGAGGCGCAGCGGCTCCTGGACGACGCCGACCGTCCACCGCACGACGCGGCGCGCGCGATCGCCGAGCGCTACGGCGCCGTCGTCGCGCTGTCGGGCGTCGTGGCGACCCCCGCGGGCGAGCTCTGGTCGTCCGCGAGCGGCCACTCCGGGCTCGGCACGTCCGGCAGCGGCGACGTGCTCGCGGGGGCCGTCGCGGGCCTGCTCGCGGGCGGCACCGACCTGCCCCGCGCCACCTGCTGGGGCGTCGCGCTGCACGGCGCCGCGGGCGACCGTCTCGCGGCGGGGGTCGGCCCGGTCGGCTTCCTGGCGCGTGAGCTGGTCGACGCGCTCCCCGCGTCCCTGCTCGAGCTCCAGGTGCACTGA
- a CDS encoding histidine phosphatase family protein, with product MTVPAPAALVLVRHGESVGNLAAAAAAESGAERLELETRDADTPLSDRGQEQARALGTWWRALPEHDRPHAVWCSPYLRARQTATTALAAAGLDLRLRLDERLRDRELGITDRLTARGVARLLPDEAARRAHLGKLYHRPPGGESWADVALRLRSLLVDLGARHDGERVLVVTHDAPVALLRYVLEELTEDELFDLVGARGVRNASVSVLEHADGAWRTAAFDDVRHLAALDAPVTEHEGTDARGR from the coding sequence GTGACGGTCCCGGCGCCCGCCGCGCTCGTGCTCGTCCGGCACGGCGAGAGCGTGGGCAACCTCGCGGCCGCGGCCGCCGCCGAGTCCGGGGCCGAACGCCTCGAGCTGGAGACGCGCGACGCCGACACCCCGCTGTCCGACCGAGGGCAGGAGCAGGCACGCGCGCTCGGCACGTGGTGGCGCGCGCTCCCGGAGCACGACCGGCCGCACGCGGTCTGGTGCTCGCCGTACCTGCGGGCGCGCCAGACGGCCACCACCGCGCTCGCCGCGGCGGGGCTGGACCTGCGGCTCCGGCTCGACGAGCGGCTGCGGGACCGCGAGCTCGGCATCACCGACCGTCTGACCGCGCGCGGGGTCGCCCGGCTGCTGCCCGACGAGGCCGCGCGGCGCGCGCACCTCGGCAAGCTGTACCACCGCCCGCCGGGCGGCGAGTCCTGGGCCGACGTGGCGCTGCGGCTGCGCTCGCTCCTCGTCGACCTCGGTGCCCGGCACGACGGCGAACGCGTGCTCGTCGTGACGCACGACGCGCCCGTCGCGCTGCTGCGCTACGTGCTCGAGGAGCTGACCGAGGACGAGCTGTTCGACCTGGTGGGTGCACGCGGCGTGCGGAACGCGTCGGTGAGCGTCCTGGAGCACGCCGACGGCGCGTGGCGCACCGCCGCGTTCGACGACGTGCGGCACCTCGCCGCGCTCGACGCGCCGGTCACCGAGCACGAGGGGACGGACGCCCGTGGACGCTGA
- a CDS encoding NAD-dependent epimerase/dehydratase family protein: protein MKIAVTGCTGNVGTAVLRRLATQGTVGEVVGVARRVPRARVPAPYDTVRRWVACDVGAPDAEDRLARAFDGMDAVVHLAWAIQPSHDRDALRSTNVAGTEAVLRAVDRAGVPHVVVASSVGAYAAAHDDVPRAEHWPATGLASSSYSTDKAAVEELLDAAVARGLAVARVRSALVFQRDAGAEVGRLFLGPLVPKRALGGPLPVLPWPAGLRLQAVHADDLADAYVRIALQRAEGAFNVAADDVLHARDVAEVLRARRVLELPVTPLRTALLAAWEARLAVVGPGWLDMALGAPLLDTTRVRELGWRATRTARQSLADVVDGLAEGAGTGSRPLHPRRRVLGGPVTPVVAP from the coding sequence ATGAAGATCGCCGTGACCGGCTGCACGGGCAACGTGGGCACGGCCGTGCTGCGTCGCCTGGCCACGCAGGGCACCGTCGGGGAGGTCGTCGGCGTCGCTCGGCGCGTGCCGCGCGCCCGCGTCCCCGCGCCCTACGACACGGTGCGCCGATGGGTCGCGTGCGACGTGGGCGCACCCGACGCCGAGGACCGGCTGGCGCGCGCGTTCGACGGCATGGACGCCGTGGTCCACCTGGCGTGGGCCATCCAGCCGAGTCACGACCGCGATGCGCTGCGCTCCACCAACGTCGCCGGGACCGAGGCGGTGCTCCGGGCGGTCGATCGCGCGGGCGTGCCGCACGTCGTCGTCGCGTCCTCGGTCGGCGCGTATGCGGCGGCGCACGACGACGTGCCCCGTGCCGAGCACTGGCCCGCCACCGGGCTCGCGTCGTCGAGCTACAGCACCGACAAGGCCGCGGTCGAGGAGCTGCTCGACGCCGCGGTCGCACGCGGGCTCGCGGTCGCGCGCGTGCGCTCGGCACTGGTGTTCCAGCGCGACGCGGGTGCCGAGGTCGGCCGGCTGTTCCTCGGTCCGCTGGTGCCCAAGCGCGCGCTCGGCGGGCCGCTGCCCGTGCTGCCCTGGCCCGCGGGGCTGCGGCTGCAGGCCGTCCACGCCGACGACCTCGCGGACGCGTACGTCCGCATCGCGCTGCAGCGCGCGGAGGGCGCGTTCAACGTCGCGGCCGACGACGTGCTGCACGCGCGCGACGTCGCCGAGGTGCTGAGGGCACGCCGGGTGCTCGAGCTGCCCGTCACGCCGCTGCGCACCGCGCTCCTGGCCGCCTGGGAAGCACGCCTCGCGGTCGTCGGACCCGGGTGGCTCGACATGGCGCTGGGCGCGCCCCTGCTCGACACGACACGGGTGCGCGAGCTCGGCTGGCGCGCCACCCGCACCGCGCGGCAGTCGCTCGCCGACGTCGTGGACGGGCTGGCCGAGGGTGCCGGGACGGGGAGCCGGCCCCTGCACCCGCGCCGCCGCGTGCTCGGCGGTCCGGTCACGCCGGTGGTCGCACCGTGA
- a CDS encoding DUF72 domain-containing protein — protein sequence MSIRIGTSGWSYDHWTDVLYPPGLPAARRLERYVAELDTVELNASFYRWPRDAAFASWRARLPPGFIMTVKAPRGLTHARRLLEPETWTERVTRGLHELGDRRGPLLVQLRPDHERDDARLDWFLAGMPAWVQVAVELRHPSWQTDEVFDLLARHGAAYVVVSGAGIPCVLRATARLVYVRLHGPDHHHLYAGSYSDDDLRWWADRIREWDEGGHDVVAYFNNDGEGHAVRNARTLRALLG from the coding sequence GTGAGCATCAGGATCGGGACGTCCGGGTGGTCGTACGACCACTGGACGGACGTGCTCTACCCCCCGGGCCTGCCGGCCGCCCGCAGGCTCGAGCGGTACGTGGCCGAGCTCGACACCGTCGAGCTCAACGCGAGCTTCTACCGGTGGCCGCGCGACGCGGCGTTCGCGTCCTGGCGCGCCCGGCTCCCGCCCGGGTTCATCATGACCGTCAAGGCGCCGCGCGGCCTGACGCACGCGCGCCGCCTGCTCGAGCCCGAGACGTGGACCGAGCGCGTGACGCGCGGCCTGCACGAGCTGGGCGACCGCCGGGGCCCGCTCCTGGTGCAGCTGCGCCCGGACCACGAGCGCGACGACGCACGCCTCGACTGGTTCCTGGCCGGCATGCCCGCGTGGGTGCAGGTCGCGGTCGAGCTGCGCCACCCGTCGTGGCAGACCGACGAGGTCTTCGACCTGCTCGCGCGGCACGGTGCGGCGTACGTCGTGGTCAGCGGCGCGGGGATCCCGTGCGTCCTGCGGGCCACGGCCCGCCTGGTGTACGTGCGGCTGCACGGGCCCGACCACCACCACCTGTATGCGGGCTCGTACAGCGACGACGACCTGCGCTGGTGGGCCGACCGCATCCGCGAGTGGGACGAGGGCGGGCACGACGTGGTGGCGTACTTCAACAACGACGGCGAGGGTCACGCGGTGCGCAACGCACGCACGTTGCGCGCACTGCTCGGCTGA
- a CDS encoding response regulator transcription factor codes for MKEAGGRRPTQQDGPVTPTTGAPRRRAVVVDDEAALADLVAGYLERDGFEVTVCHEGGEAVEVVRRVDPDLVVLDLNLPGLDGVEVCRRVRTFSDCYVVMLTARAEEVDTLIGLSVGADDYLTKPFSPRELVARVAALLRRPRRGPAAADAPEPALHVGDLRIDVAAREVRRAGGLIALTRTEFDVLAALAARPGRVVTRRALIDTVWGPGWVGDEHLVDVHVLHVRQKLGDTAEAQRYVRTVRGVGYRIGPGA; via the coding sequence ATGAAGGAGGCGGGCGGTCGGCGCCCCACCCAGCAAGATGGCCCCGTGACACCCACCACCGGCGCCCCCCGCAGACGTGCCGTCGTCGTCGACGACGAGGCCGCCCTGGCCGACCTGGTCGCCGGGTACCTCGAGCGGGACGGCTTCGAGGTCACGGTCTGCCATGAGGGCGGCGAGGCGGTGGAGGTCGTGCGCCGCGTCGACCCTGACCTGGTGGTGCTGGACCTGAACCTGCCCGGCCTCGACGGCGTCGAGGTGTGCCGACGCGTGCGCACGTTCTCCGACTGCTACGTGGTCATGCTGACGGCGCGCGCCGAGGAGGTGGACACGCTGATCGGCCTGTCGGTGGGGGCGGACGACTACCTGACGAAGCCGTTCAGCCCGCGCGAGCTCGTCGCGCGCGTCGCCGCGCTCCTGCGACGACCCCGGCGCGGGCCGGCCGCTGCTGACGCACCCGAGCCGGCGCTGCACGTGGGTGACCTGCGCATCGACGTCGCCGCACGCGAGGTCCGTCGCGCGGGCGGCCTGATCGCGCTCACGCGCACCGAGTTCGACGTGCTCGCGGCACTCGCAGCGCGCCCGGGCCGCGTGGTCACGCGCCGAGCGCTCATCGACACGGTCTGGGGTCCGGGCTGGGTGGGGGACGAGCACCTCGTCGACGTGCACGTGCTGCACGTGCGCCAGAAGCTCGGCGACACGGCCGAGGCGCAGCGCTACGTGCGTACCGTGCGCGGCGTCGGCTACCGGATCGGCCCGGGCGCATGA
- a CDS encoding HAMP domain-containing sensor histidine kinase yields MTAPASGPPPRSAPAGVARGLGARLLTALVVVLVAGGATAWLVAAAVGPGLFHTHMVSAGLGDHDAAVLHAERAFREASTVALAVALGAAAVASVAVSLVLTRRIGRSLAAVSAATARLAAGRYDERVPASALGAEFDELAASVNALAARLQDAERLRARLLADVAHELRTPVATLTGYLEAVEDGVRPLDASTIAVLRDQAVRLTRLAQDLADVTHAEGGDLVLDRAPVAPVDLLRAAGAAHEPVPGGPALVVDAAPGLPRVRVDRTRMAQVLDNLVANAVRHTPPEGTVTLTATRTGTGVQLSVTDTGEGIAAEDLPHVFERFYRAGTARDRTHGGAGIGLAISRALTEAHGGTLTATSAGPGAGATFTVTLPVD; encoded by the coding sequence ATGACGGCACCCGCGTCCGGCCCGCCGCCCCGGTCGGCGCCGGCCGGGGTCGCCCGTGGGCTGGGTGCCCGCCTGCTCACCGCCCTCGTGGTGGTGCTCGTGGCGGGCGGCGCGACCGCGTGGCTGGTCGCCGCGGCCGTCGGGCCGGGCCTGTTCCACACGCACATGGTCAGCGCCGGGCTGGGTGACCACGACGCCGCGGTCCTGCACGCCGAACGCGCGTTCCGCGAGGCGAGCACGGTGGCCCTCGCGGTGGCCCTCGGCGCCGCCGCGGTCGCATCCGTGGCCGTGAGCCTGGTCCTGACACGGCGCATCGGCCGGTCTCTCGCCGCGGTGTCCGCCGCGACCGCACGGCTGGCTGCGGGGCGGTACGACGAACGCGTGCCCGCGTCCGCGCTCGGCGCCGAGTTCGACGAGCTCGCGGCCTCGGTCAACGCGCTCGCCGCACGACTGCAGGACGCCGAGCGCCTGCGCGCGCGCCTGCTGGCCGATGTCGCGCACGAGCTCCGGACGCCCGTCGCGACGCTCACGGGCTATCTCGAGGCGGTCGAGGACGGTGTGCGCCCGCTCGACGCGTCGACGATCGCGGTGCTGCGCGACCAGGCTGTGCGCCTGACGCGCCTCGCACAGGACCTCGCGGACGTCACGCACGCCGAGGGCGGGGACCTGGTGCTCGACCGGGCCCCGGTCGCACCCGTCGACCTGCTCCGCGCCGCGGGCGCGGCGCACGAGCCCGTCCCGGGGGGCCCGGCGCTCGTCGTCGACGCGGCACCCGGCCTGCCACGCGTCCGCGTGGACCGCACGCGCATGGCCCAGGTGCTCGACAACCTCGTCGCCAACGCGGTGCGGCACACGCCGCCCGAGGGGACGGTGACGCTCACCGCGACCCGCACGGGCACGGGTGTGCAGCTGAGCGTCACCGACACCGGCGAGGGCATCGCCGCCGAGGACCTGCCCCACGTCTTCGAACGCTTCTACCGCGCGGGCACGGCACGGGACCGCACGCACGGCGGCGCGGGCATCGGGCTGGCGATCAGCCGGGCGCTCACCGAGGCGCACGGGGGCACGCTCACCGCGACGAGCGCCGGGCCCGGAGCGGGCGCCACGTTCACCGTGACGCTCCCGGTCGACTGA
- a CDS encoding DUF6803 family protein, protein MVDLAPTPLRTSDHERSSVPPALRVALVGVAAFAVVVVALLLPAWPAGPDMGSTHYMGLLAANQPWNLLLFMAVPVILAETVAVTELAILFRRTVHPAVAALNRYAGLVGGFWFVGIVVYLTRHAVVPLTTSGAWRGWVDVVAVGFYLLGVVPLAGLSLLETRVVGAGWTPEHRLRVHATLVGVFLVVAHVAMIAGMVDPGVTGWDPSHVMDDGTTMEGMTH, encoded by the coding sequence GTGGTCGACCTCGCCCCCACGCCCCTGCGCACGTCCGATCACGAGCGGTCCTCGGTCCCCCCTGCGCTGCGCGTCGCCCTCGTCGGCGTGGCCGCGTTCGCCGTGGTCGTCGTCGCGCTGCTGCTGCCCGCCTGGCCCGCAGGTCCGGACATGGGCTCGACGCACTACATGGGCCTGCTCGCGGCGAACCAGCCGTGGAACCTGCTGCTGTTCATGGCGGTGCCCGTGATCCTCGCGGAGACCGTCGCCGTCACCGAGCTCGCGATCCTGTTCCGCCGGACGGTCCACCCGGCCGTCGCGGCGCTCAACCGGTACGCGGGCCTGGTCGGAGGGTTCTGGTTCGTGGGCATCGTGGTGTACCTGACCCGGCACGCGGTCGTGCCGCTGACCACCTCGGGCGCGTGGCGCGGGTGGGTCGACGTCGTGGCGGTCGGCTTCTACCTGCTGGGCGTCGTGCCGCTCGCGGGGCTGAGCCTGCTCGAGACGCGCGTGGTGGGCGCGGGCTGGACCCCCGAGCACCGGCTGCGCGTGCACGCCACGCTGGTCGGCGTGTTCCTGGTGGTCGCGCACGTCGCGATGATCGCGGGCATGGTCGACCCCGGGGTCACGGGGTGGGACCCGAGCCACGTCATGGACGACGGCACGACGATGGAGGGCATGACCCACTGA
- a CDS encoding chorismate-binding protein, whose translation MPAPTGHARFAGVLLHDVVECVDVRATPERLRTPGWWALVGEFEGDVRAWRFASADECADAEPEGAADTPAWHGPRADDWTSSLDRAAYTAAVQRVREHVREGDVYQANLCRVLSAPLAGSRGGEPDAAALARRLASGNPAPYAGHVHVPAGAPVPAAGGPDPSVWVVSASPELFLDLADGVLTSAPIKGTAATPAGLTPKDTAENVMITDLVRNDLQRVSDPGSVEVTQLLGLEHHPGLVHLVSTVTGALAPAVRAAPDLWGRLLAATYPPGSVSGAPKSAALRVVAELEPVPRGPYCGLVGWLHNGQDGAVRARLAVGIRTFWWTPQEGGVLRFGTGAGITWGSDPEAEWAETELKAARLIGLASR comes from the coding sequence GTGCCCGCACCGACCGGACACGCCCGCTTCGCCGGCGTGCTGCTCCACGACGTCGTCGAGTGCGTCGACGTGCGTGCGACGCCCGAGCGCCTGCGCACGCCGGGGTGGTGGGCGCTCGTGGGGGAGTTCGAGGGCGACGTGCGGGCGTGGCGCTTCGCGTCGGCGGACGAGTGCGCGGACGCCGAGCCCGAGGGTGCGGCGGACACCCCCGCCTGGCACGGCCCGCGCGCCGACGACTGGACGTCGTCGCTGGACCGGGCGGCGTACACCGCGGCCGTGCAGCGCGTGCGTGAGCACGTGCGGGAGGGCGACGTCTACCAGGCCAACCTCTGCCGCGTGCTGTCTGCGCCGCTCGCCGGCTCGCGCGGGGGCGAGCCGGACGCAGCCGCGCTCGCGCGGCGCCTGGCGTCCGGCAACCCGGCACCGTACGCGGGCCACGTGCACGTCCCGGCCGGGGCGCCCGTGCCCGCCGCGGGCGGGCCGGACCCGTCGGTGTGGGTGGTCAGCGCGTCGCCCGAGCTGTTCCTGGACCTCGCCGACGGCGTCCTGACGTCGGCGCCCATCAAGGGCACGGCGGCCACGCCCGCCGGACTGACGCCGAAGGACACGGCGGAGAACGTCATGATCACGGACCTGGTCCGCAACGACCTGCAGCGCGTGAGCGACCCGGGTTCGGTCGAGGTGACCCAGCTGCTGGGGCTCGAGCACCACCCGGGGCTGGTGCATCTCGTGTCCACCGTCACCGGTGCGCTCGCACCCGCGGTCCGTGCAGCGCCGGACCTGTGGGGGCGGCTGCTGGCCGCGACGTACCCGCCGGGGTCGGTCTCGGGCGCGCCCAAGTCCGCGGCGCTGCGGGTCGTCGCCGAGCTCGAACCCGTGCCACGGGGGCCGTACTGCGGGCTGGTCGGCTGGCTGCACAACGGGCAGGACGGCGCCGTGCGCGCGCGCCTCGCGGTCGGCATCCGCACGTTCTGGTGGACGCCGCAGGAGGGCGGTGTGCTGCGCTTCGGGACGGGCGCCGGCATCACGTGGGGCAGCGACCCCGAGGCGGAGTGGGCCGAGACCGAGCTCAAGGCCGCGCGGCTGATCGGCCTCGCGTCGCGCTGA
- a CDS encoding aminotransferase class IV, with amino-acid sequence MSVVIWADGRLHAPQDRIVTGVDHGLTVGDGVFETCAVYDGQAFALTRHLRRLARSAAGLGLPAPDEGAVRDGVAQVLAAAPDAGRVRVTYTGGPGPLGSHRDAPDTQRPVLVVLAGPASRAATSRVVRVPWVRNERSAVAGLKTTSYAENVVALAEAHRRGADEAVLANTVGELCEGTASNVLVERAGELLTPPLSSGCLAGITRELLLEWGAAAGLPVREAAPGELAYAVLEDVLRGTAYLALTGSIRNVSPVVAVDGAPVVAGELVQAAADLFQRRVGDDLDP; translated from the coding sequence ATGAGCGTCGTGATCTGGGCGGACGGCCGGCTGCACGCCCCGCAGGACCGCATCGTGACCGGCGTGGACCACGGTCTGACGGTGGGCGACGGCGTGTTCGAGACGTGCGCGGTCTACGACGGCCAGGCGTTCGCGCTCACGCGCCACCTGCGCCGGCTCGCGAGGTCCGCCGCGGGCCTGGGCCTCCCGGCACCCGACGAGGGAGCGGTACGGGACGGGGTCGCGCAGGTGCTCGCCGCGGCGCCGGACGCGGGCCGCGTGCGCGTGACCTACACCGGTGGCCCGGGCCCGCTGGGCTCGCACCGCGACGCCCCGGACACGCAGCGGCCGGTGCTCGTGGTGCTGGCCGGTCCGGCGAGCCGGGCCGCCACCAGCCGCGTGGTGCGCGTCCCGTGGGTGCGCAACGAGCGTTCGGCGGTCGCCGGCCTCAAGACGACGTCGTACGCGGAGAACGTGGTCGCGCTGGCCGAGGCGCACCGGCGTGGGGCCGACGAGGCCGTCCTCGCCAACACCGTGGGTGAGCTGTGCGAGGGCACCGCATCCAACGTGCTGGTCGAGCGCGCGGGCGAGCTCCTGACGCCGCCGCTGTCCAGCGGGTGCCTCGCGGGCATCACGCGCGAGCTGCTGCTCGAGTGGGGTGCGGCGGCCGGGCTGCCGGTGCGCGAGGCCGCACCGGGCGAGCTGGCGTACGCGGTGCTCGAGGACGTGCTGCGGGGGACGGCGTACCTCGCGCTGACGGGCTCGATCCGCAACGTCTCACCCGTGGTCGCCGTGGACGGCGCCCCGGTCGTGGCGGGCGAGCTGGTGCAGGCGGCGGCCGACCTGTTCCAGCGTCGGGTGGGCGACGACCTCGACCCGTAG
- a CDS encoding SsgA family sporulation/cell division regulator, translating into MTHSSYDVVEVVAMQLIGSDASVIPVSAELSFRTTDPYTVRAVFTGPHTMSTWLIGRELLSMGMHAAADAPAGSGDVQVWRDEDPDYALVSLSGVEGSALLAAPSEPILRFLATTESLVPLGSESDRMESEISAFIAALLTA; encoded by the coding sequence ATGACGCATTCGTCGTATGACGTCGTCGAGGTCGTCGCCATGCAGCTCATCGGGAGCGATGCGAGCGTCATCCCCGTCAGCGCAGAGCTCTCCTTCCGGACCACGGATCCGTACACCGTGCGCGCGGTCTTCACCGGCCCGCACACGATGTCGACCTGGCTCATCGGCCGCGAGCTGCTCTCCATGGGGATGCACGCCGCAGCCGACGCGCCGGCCGGAAGTGGCGACGTCCAGGTGTGGCGTGACGAAGACCCGGACTACGCACTGGTGTCGCTCAGCGGCGTCGAGGGCAGCGCGCTTCTCGCGGCGCCCAGCGAACCCATCCTGCGCTTCCTGGCGACCACGGAGTCGCTGGTCCCCCTCGGCTCCGAGAGCGACCGCATGGAGTCGGAGATCTCGGCGTTCATCGCGGCGCTGCTCACCGCCTGA
- the thrS gene encoding threonine--tRNA ligase: MPEQIALTVDGTATTVEAGTTGTDLFGDRKDVVVVRVDGELMDLHLPLPADAKVVEPVSVHEPDGLAVLRHSAAHVLAQAVQEVNPTAKLGIGPPITDGFYYDFDVETPFTPEDLRALEKVMTRIVREGQTFRRRDVTEAQAREELADEPYKLELIGLKGDPAAADGASVEVGLGGLSIYQNVRGAGRESEAVVWQDLCRGPHVPTTKVLGNGFQLMRSAAAYWRGSEKNPQLQRVYGTAWPTKDELKAHLDRLAEAERRDHRRLGSELDLFSFPDEIGSGLAVFHPKGGIIRMEMEEYSRRRHVEAGYDFVNSPHITKERLYQISGHLDWYADGMYPPMHLDEERDEQGNVKRQGQNYYLKPMNCPMHNLIYRARGRSYRELPLRLFEFGTVYRYEKSGVIHGMTRARGFTQDDAHIYCTREQMKTELASLLGFVLDLLKDYGLDDFYLELSTKNPDKSVGDDAVWQEATETLREVATESGLDLVPDPGGAAFYGPKISVQAKDAIGRTWQMSTIQLDFNLPELFELEYTAPDGSRQRPVMIHRALFGSIERFFAVLTEHYAGAFPAWLAPVQVLAVPVAEPFEPYLDDVVAQLRAQGIRAEVDRSDDRFAKKIRNASTQKVPFVLIAGGEDAEAGAVSFRYRDGRQDNGVPVAEAVERIVSAVREHAQV, from the coding sequence GTGCCCGAGCAGATCGCCCTCACCGTCGACGGAACCGCGACCACCGTCGAGGCCGGGACGACGGGCACGGACCTGTTCGGTGACCGCAAGGACGTCGTCGTCGTGCGTGTCGACGGCGAGCTGATGGACCTGCACCTGCCGCTGCCCGCGGACGCGAAGGTGGTCGAGCCGGTCAGCGTGCACGAGCCCGACGGGCTCGCGGTGCTGCGCCACAGCGCGGCGCACGTGCTGGCCCAGGCCGTGCAGGAGGTCAACCCGACCGCGAAGCTCGGCATCGGCCCGCCCATCACCGACGGGTTCTACTACGACTTCGACGTCGAGACCCCGTTCACGCCCGAGGACCTGCGCGCGCTCGAGAAGGTGATGACCCGCATCGTCCGCGAGGGTCAGACGTTCCGCCGCCGCGACGTCACCGAGGCGCAGGCGCGCGAGGAGCTCGCGGACGAGCCCTACAAGCTCGAGCTGATCGGCCTCAAGGGCGATCCGGCCGCCGCGGACGGCGCGAGCGTCGAGGTGGGCCTGGGCGGCCTGTCCATCTACCAGAACGTGCGCGGAGCGGGCCGCGAGTCCGAGGCCGTCGTCTGGCAGGACCTGTGCCGTGGTCCGCACGTGCCGACCACGAAGGTCCTGGGCAACGGCTTCCAGCTGATGCGCTCGGCTGCCGCCTACTGGCGTGGGAGCGAGAAGAACCCGCAGCTGCAGCGCGTGTACGGCACCGCGTGGCCCACCAAGGACGAGCTCAAGGCGCACCTGGACCGGCTCGCCGAGGCCGAGCGCCGCGACCACCGCCGGCTCGGCAGCGAGCTGGACCTGTTCTCCTTCCCCGACGAGATCGGGTCGGGCCTGGCGGTGTTCCACCCCAAGGGCGGCATCATCCGGATGGAGATGGAGGAGTACTCGCGCCGGCGCCACGTCGAGGCCGGGTACGACTTCGTGAACTCGCCGCACATCACCAAGGAGCGGCTGTACCAGATCTCGGGCCACCTGGACTGGTACGCGGACGGCATGTACCCGCCCATGCACCTGGACGAGGAGCGTGACGAGCAGGGCAACGTCAAGCGGCAGGGGCAGAACTACTACCTCAAGCCGATGAACTGCCCGATGCACAACCTCATCTACCGCGCGCGTGGCCGGTCCTACCGCGAGCTGCCGCTGCGCCTGTTCGAGTTCGGCACGGTCTACCGCTACGAGAAGTCGGGCGTGATCCACGGCATGACCCGCGCGCGCGGGTTCACGCAGGACGACGCGCACATCTACTGCACGCGCGAGCAGATGAAGACCGAGCTCGCGAGCCTGCTGGGGTTCGTGCTCGACCTGCTCAAGGACTACGGCCTCGACGACTTCTACCTCGAGCTGTCGACGAAGAACCCGGACAAGTCCGTGGGCGACGACGCCGTGTGGCAGGAGGCGACCGAGACGCTGCGCGAGGTCGCGACGGAGTCGGGTCTGGACCTGGTCCCGGACCCGGGCGGCGCCGCGTTCTACGGACCCAAGATCTCCGTGCAGGCCAAGGACGCGATCGGACGGACCTGGCAGATGTCGACCATCCAGCTCGACTTCAACCTGCCGGAGCTGTTCGAGCTCGAGTACACCGCGCCCGACGGGTCGCGTCAGCGCCCCGTGATGATCCACCGCGCGCTGTTCGGCTCGATCGAGCGGTTCTTCGCCGTGCTCACCGAGCACTACGCAGGTGCGTTCCCGGCCTGGCTCGCCCCGGTCCAGGTCCTCGCCGTCCCGGTGGCCGAGCCGTTCGAGCCGTACCTCGACGACGTCGTGGCGCAGCTGCGGGCGCAGGGGATCCGCGCCGAGGTGGACCGTTCCGACGACCGCTTCGCCAAGAAGATCCGCAACGCCAGCACCCAGAAGGTGCCGTTCGTGCTCATCGCGGGTGGCGAGGACGCCGAGGCGGGCGCCGTCTCGTTCCGCTACCGCGACGGCCGGCAGGACAACGGCGTGCCCGTCGCGGAGGCGGTCGAGCGGATCGTCTCGGCGGTGCGCGAGCACGCGCAGGTCTGA